In Stenotrophomonas sp. 169, one DNA window encodes the following:
- a CDS encoding LysR family transcriptional regulator, translating to MKTTLDEMQALLAVIDCGTLSAAAEQLGQTTSGVSRALARLEQKLGTTLLTRTTRRLHLTAEGEAFVRQARHIVEAVETAEEQMALRRQRPAGRLRVDAAMPFVLHVIAPLVARYRDQFPDVALEVNSSERYIDLLERRTDLAIRIGPLADSTLHARVLGRCRLQLVAGPGYLQRHGTPDSLSALQRHTLLGFNEPESLNRWPVPGDDEGQLRIRPDIAASSGETLRRLAVEGAGITCLSDFLTHSDRAAGSLVPVLSAQTLDVFQPIHAVYYRNTAVSARVRSFLDVLAAEMQRAPFVPVA from the coding sequence ATGAAGACAACCCTTGATGAGATGCAGGCGCTGCTGGCGGTCATCGACTGCGGCACCCTCAGCGCGGCAGCGGAGCAGCTCGGCCAGACCACGTCAGGGGTAAGCCGTGCACTGGCGCGCCTGGAACAAAAGCTCGGCACCACGCTGCTGACCCGCACGACGCGGCGGCTGCACCTGACCGCCGAAGGCGAGGCATTCGTACGCCAGGCGCGGCACATCGTGGAAGCGGTGGAGACGGCCGAAGAGCAGATGGCGCTGCGTCGCCAGCGTCCGGCCGGCCGTCTGCGCGTGGACGCGGCGATGCCCTTCGTGCTGCATGTCATCGCCCCCTTGGTGGCCCGCTATCGCGATCAGTTCCCGGACGTCGCCCTGGAGGTCAACAGCTCGGAGCGCTACATCGATCTGTTGGAACGACGAACCGACCTGGCCATCCGCATCGGCCCACTGGCCGACTCGACTCTGCATGCGCGCGTGCTGGGCCGGTGCAGGTTGCAGCTGGTGGCGGGCCCGGGATACCTGCAGCGGCACGGCACGCCGGACAGCCTATCGGCCCTGCAGCGGCATACCCTGCTGGGATTCAACGAGCCTGAGTCGCTCAACCGTTGGCCAGTGCCCGGTGATGATGAGGGGCAGCTGCGGATCCGCCCGGACATCGCCGCGTCGAGCGGCGAAACGTTGCGCCGGCTGGCGGTGGAAGGCGCCGGCATCACCTGCCTGTCCGATTTCCTGACCCACAGCGACCGGGCTGCCGGCAGCCTGGTACCGGTGTTGTCGGCGCAGACCCTTGATGTCTTCCAGCCCATCCACGCGGTGTACTACCGCAACACGGCGGTGTCAGCGCGCGTACGCTCGTTCCTCGACGTGCTGGCCGCGGAAATGCAACGGGCGCCGTTCGTACCCGTTGCCTGA
- a CDS encoding MFS transporter, which translates to MTRGIPLALLALTLGAFAIGTTEFVIVGLLPTIAADLQVSLPSAGLLVSLYALGVAIGAPVLTALTGRVPRKTLLVALMVVFTLGNLVAFLAPGYSSLIVARILTGLAHGVFFSIGSIIATSVVPKDKAASAIAIMFTGLTVALVTGVPLGTFIGQHMGWRATFLAVSALGVVALLGSLLFVPRNLAQSVPATFGQQLGVLAQPRLLLVYAMTALGYGGTFLSFTYLAPILQDVTGFSANAVSGVLLVYGISVAFGNVWGGRLADRLGPIPALKRIFALLALVLLVLTFTAYNPWLVLLTVLALGAVAFGNVPGLQVYVVKQAQRYAPQATDVASGLNIAAFNIGIALGASLGGLVVEHVGLMHTPWLGAVVVLGALGLTALSGRLDRRDGIDEQANGIAVAAH; encoded by the coding sequence ATGACCCGTGGCATTCCCCTCGCCCTTCTGGCTTTGACTCTCGGCGCCTTTGCCATCGGCACCACGGAGTTCGTCATTGTCGGGCTGCTGCCCACCATCGCCGCCGACCTGCAGGTCAGCCTGCCCTCGGCAGGGCTGCTGGTGTCCCTCTACGCATTGGGGGTGGCGATCGGTGCCCCCGTGCTTACCGCGCTCACCGGCCGCGTACCGCGCAAAACCCTCCTGGTCGCGCTGATGGTGGTGTTCACCCTCGGCAACCTGGTCGCCTTCCTGGCCCCCGGTTACAGCTCACTGATCGTCGCGCGCATCCTCACGGGCCTGGCGCATGGCGTGTTCTTCTCCATCGGCTCGATCATCGCCACCTCGGTCGTGCCGAAGGACAAGGCCGCCAGCGCGATCGCGATCATGTTCACCGGCCTGACTGTCGCCCTGGTGACCGGCGTGCCGCTGGGCACCTTCATCGGCCAGCACATGGGATGGCGTGCGACGTTCCTTGCGGTCTCCGCGCTGGGTGTCGTGGCCCTGCTGGGCAGCCTGTTGTTCGTCCCACGCAACCTGGCACAGAGCGTGCCGGCGACGTTCGGGCAACAACTCGGGGTGCTGGCACAGCCGCGCCTGCTGCTGGTGTACGCCATGACCGCGCTGGGCTACGGCGGCACGTTCCTTTCCTTCACCTATCTCGCCCCGATCCTGCAGGATGTCACCGGCTTCTCGGCCAACGCCGTGAGCGGCGTGCTGCTGGTGTATGGCATCTCGGTGGCATTCGGCAATGTGTGGGGCGGCCGACTGGCCGACCGGCTGGGCCCGATTCCCGCGCTGAAGCGCATCTTCGCGCTGCTTGCGCTGGTGCTGCTGGTGCTGACGTTCACCGCGTACAACCCCTGGCTGGTCCTGCTGACCGTGCTGGCACTGGGTGCGGTGGCGTTCGGCAACGTGCCCGGCCTGCAGGTCTACGTGGTCAAGCAGGCGCAGCGTTACGCACCGCAGGCAACGGATGTGGCGTCCGGCCTGAACATCGCCGCCTTCAACATCGGCATCGCCCTCGGCGCCTCGCTGGGCGGCCTGGTGGTGGAACACGTCGGCTTGATGCACACGCCCTGGTTGGGGGCCGTGGTGGTCCTGGGCGCGCTCGGGTTGACGGCGCTGAGCGGCCGCCTGGATCGACGCGATGGCATCGATGAGCAGGCCAACGGTATCGCCGTTGCCGCGCATTGA
- the dkgB gene encoding 2,5-didehydrogluconate reductase DkgB, with product MTLPALGLGTFRLKGQAVIDSVRNALDVGYRAIDTAQIYGNEAEVGQALAESDVSRDDVYLTTKIWISDFQPDALIASLEASVQKLRTDRVDMTLIHWPSPDDAVPMETYLPALADAKARGLTRAIGISNFTIAQTRRAIGILGADQIATNQVEIHPYLQNRLLVPFLQEQGIHITAYMSLAYGEVIKDPVIQAIAGRHQATAAQVALAWALQQGFAVIPSSTKRANLASNLEAARLRLTDEDLAQIAKLDRGHRLANPEGIAPAWD from the coding sequence ATGACCCTTCCTGCTCTCGGCCTCGGCACCTTTCGCCTGAAAGGCCAAGCGGTGATCGATTCGGTGCGCAACGCACTCGACGTCGGCTACCGCGCCATCGATACCGCGCAGATCTACGGCAATGAAGCGGAGGTCGGTCAGGCGCTCGCCGAATCCGATGTGTCGCGCGATGACGTGTACCTGACCACCAAGATCTGGATCAGCGACTTCCAGCCCGATGCGCTGATCGCCAGCCTGGAGGCCAGCGTGCAGAAGCTGCGCACCGATCGGGTCGACATGACCCTGATCCACTGGCCCTCACCGGACGACGCGGTGCCGATGGAGACCTACCTGCCCGCCCTTGCCGACGCCAAGGCGCGCGGGTTGACGCGCGCCATCGGCATCTCCAACTTCACCATCGCCCAGACCCGCCGCGCCATCGGCATCCTCGGCGCGGACCAGATCGCGACCAATCAGGTGGAGATCCATCCTTACCTGCAGAACCGCCTGCTGGTGCCGTTCCTGCAGGAACAGGGCATCCACATCACGGCGTACATGAGCCTGGCCTACGGTGAGGTAATCAAGGATCCGGTGATCCAGGCCATCGCAGGGCGCCATCAGGCGACGGCTGCCCAGGTCGCGCTGGCCTGGGCACTGCAGCAGGGCTTCGCGGTCATCCCCTCTTCGACCAAGCGCGCGAACCTGGCCAGCAACCTGGAAGCGGCCCGCCTGCGGCTGACCGACGAGGACCTGGCGCAGATCGCCAAACTGGACCGCGGTCATCGACTCGCCAATCCCGAGGGCATCGCCCCGGCGTGGGACTGA